The following are encoded in a window of Impatiens glandulifera chromosome 5, dImpGla2.1, whole genome shotgun sequence genomic DNA:
- the LOC124939945 gene encoding COP9 signalosome complex subunit 2 gives MGSDADMEDYGFEYSDEEPEEQDVDIENQYYNSKGMVETDPQGALSGFTEVVRMEPEKAEWGFKALKQTVKLYYRLGKYKEMMESYREMLTYIKSAVTRNYSEKCINNIMDFVSGSASQNFALLQEFYQTTLKALEEAKNERLWFKTNLKLCKIWSDMGEYGRMIKILKELHKSCQKDDGTDDQKKGTQLLEVYAIEIQMYTETKNNKKLKQLYQKALSIKSAIPHPRIMGIIRECGGKMHMAERQWDEAATDFFEAFKNYDEAGNQRRIQCLKYLVLANMLMESQVNPFDGQEAKPYKNDPEILAMTNLIAAYQRNEILEFEKILKTNRRTIMDDPFIRNYIEDLLKNVRTQVLLKLIKPYTRIRIPFISAELNVPEKDVEELLVSLILDNRIQGHIDQVNRLLERSDRSKGMKKYTAIDKWNTQLRSLSQTVGNRVC, from the exons ATGGGTTCTG ATGCAGATATGGAGGATTATGGGTTTGAATACTCAGATGAGGAGCCTGAGGAACAAGATGTTGATATTGAGAATCAGTACTACAATTCAAAAG GTATGGTTGAAACTGACCCTCAAGGAGCTCTATCGGGGTTTACTGAAGTAGTGCGGATGGAACCTGAGAAAGCTGAATG GGGGTTCAAAGCTTTAAAGCAGACTGTCAAGCTCTACTATAGGTTGGGGAAGTACAAAGAAATGATGGAATCTTATAGAGAGATGCTCACATATATCAAGTCGGCAGTGACAAGAAATTAcagtgaaaaatgtattaataatataatggaTTTTGTTTCTGGATCGGCAAGTCAGAACTTTGCTTTATTGCAAGAGTTCTATCAAACCACCTTGAAGGCCCTGGAAGAGGCAAAGAATGAG AGACTATGGTTCAAGACAAATTTAAAACTTTGCAAGATTTGGTCAGACATGGGTGAATATGGGAGAATGATTAAG ATATTGAAGGAACTTCACAAATCTTGCCAAAAGGATGATGGTACAGATGATCAGAAGAAAGGTACTCAACTGTTGGAAGTATATGCCATTGAGATTCAAATGTATACCGAGACTAAGAACAATAAAAAACTCAAG CAACTATATCAAAAAGCACTTTCAATTAAGTCAGCTATACCTCATCCACGAATTATGGGAATTATCCGCGAATGTGGCGGTAAAATGCACATGGCAGAGAGGCAATGGGATGAGGCTGCAACTGATTTCTTTGAAGCTTTCAAGAACTATGATGAAGCTGGGAATCAGAGGCGTATTCAATGCCTAAA ATATTTGGTTCTAGCTAACATGTTGATGGAATCTCAAGTTAATCCATTTGATGGCCAGGAGGCAAAACC TTATAAAAATGATCCAGAGATTTTGGCAATGACAAATCTGATAGCAGCATATCAACGAAATGAGATATTGGAATTTGAGAAAATCCTGAAG ACAAATCGAAGGACAATCATGGATGACCCCTTTATTCGCAATTATATTGAGGATCTCTTGAAGAATGTCAGAACCCAAGTTTTGCTTAAGCTTATCAAGCCTTACACAAGAATCCGTATACCATTCATTTCAGCA GAACTCAATGTTCCGGAGAAGGACGTTGAGGAGTTACTGGTTTCACTAATATTGGACAATCGTATTCAAGGGCATATAGACCAAGTTAACCGCCTCTTGGAACGTAGTGACAG atcgaaaggaatgaagaagTACACTGCCATTGACAAATGGAACACTCAGCTGAGGTCTCTTTCCCAGACAGTAGGAAACCGAGTATGCTAG